From a single Bufo bufo chromosome 9, aBufBuf1.1, whole genome shotgun sequence genomic region:
- the PSMD6 gene encoding 26S proteasome non-ATPase regulatory subunit 6, which yields MPLENLEEEGLPKNPDLRIAQLKFLLGLPETRGDVRLRAELMEAITHNNMAPYYEGLCKQLDWQVDTDLLNKMKKANEVEMKRLDDVLEDADKNLGESEIRDAMMARAEYLCRIGDKEGALTAFRKTYDKTVALGHRLDIVFYLLRIGLFYMDNDLITRNTEKARSLIEEGGDWDRRNRLKVYQGLYCVAIRDFKQAAELFLDTVSTFTSYELMDYKTFVTYTVYVSMIALDRPDLREKVIKGAEILEVLHSLPTVRQYLFSLYECRYSVFFQSLAAVEQELKKDWLFAPHYRYYVREMRIQAYSQLLESYRSLTVGYMAEAFGVGVEFVDQELSRFIAAGRLHCKIDKVNGIVETNRPDSKNWQYQETIKKGDLLLNRVQKLSRVINM from the exons ATGCCGCTGGAGAATCTGGAAGAAGAGGGGCTGCCCAAAAACCCGGACCTGCGTATCGCCCAGCTCAAGTTCCTCCTCGGCCTGCCTGAGACCCGCGGCGATGTGCGGCTCCGTGCTGAGCTCATGGAGGCCATTACCCACAATA ACATGGCTCCCTACTACGAGGGCCTGTGCAAGCAGCTGGATTGGCAGGTAGATACAGACCTGTTAAATAAGATGAAGAAAGCGAATGAGGTGGAAATGAAGCGGCTGGATGATGTGCTGGAGGATGCGGATAAGAACCTGGGCGAGAGCGAGATCAGAGATGCCATGATGGCACGGGCAGAGTATCTGTGTAGGATCGGTGATAAG GAAGGGGCGCTGACTGCGTTTCGGAAGACCTATGACAAGACGGTGGCACTTGGACATCGCCTAGACATCGTTTTTTACCTTCTGAGGATTGGCTTGTTTTATATGGATAATGACCTCATCACAAGGAACACCGAGAAGGCTCGAAG TCTCATTGAAGAAGGTGGTGACTGGGATCGGAGGAATCGGCTGAAGGTCTACCAGGGACTGTATTGTGTGGCCATTCGCGACTTCAAGCAAGCGGCTGAGCTCTTCTTGGACACGGTTTCCACGTTCACCTCATACGAGCTGATGGATTACAAGACCTTCGTAACGTACACCGTTTATGTCAGTATGATCGCCTTGGATCGACCAGACCTGAGAGAGAAG GTCATCAAAGGTGCCGAGATCCTTGAAGTGTTGCACAGTTTGCCCACAGTCCGCCAGTATCTGTTCTCACTGTACGAGTGCCGTTATTCTGTTTTCTTCCAGTCTTTGG CTGCTGTGGAGCAGGAGCTGAAGAAGGACTGGCTTTTTGCCCCTCATTACAGATACTATGTCCGAGAGATGAGGATTCAGGCCTACAGCCAACTGCTGGAGTCCTACCGCTCGCTGACTGTAGGCTACATGGCTGAGGCTTTTGGGGTCGGAGTAGAATTCGTAGACCA GGAACTTTCCAGGTTCATTGCAGCTGGGAGATTACACTGCAAGATAGACAAAGTGAATGGGATAGTTGAAACCAACAG GCCGGACAGTAAGAACTGGCAGTACCAGGAAACGAtaaagaaaggagacttgttactGAACCGAGTCCAGAAGCTCTCCCGTGTAATTAACATGTGA